One window of Amaranthus tricolor cultivar Red isolate AtriRed21 chromosome 13, ASM2621246v1, whole genome shotgun sequence genomic DNA carries:
- the LOC130798225 gene encoding non-specific lipid transfer protein GPI-anchored 16-like yields the protein MEKIKKNPQCFSQLVSLTILTIYLLVINKAQVNGQVISSPCTSSMVTTFTPCMNYITGSTANGRSSPSMDCCDALKSVMSSSMDCACVMLTGGVPLPQIVNATLALGLPRICSKVGIPLQCEGSAVPLPAPGPLQFGVPPAPSSAFTPQASQTLAPAPGPVQVVTTPPPSSELSPQASKSTVFTPESEPAALEQPPVVPPSTIEAEAPSRISRIRPVTIPSSASNASKISLTTISIWAFYMLVKL from the exons ATggagaaaattaagaaaaacccGCAATGTTTTTCACAATTAGTATCATTAACCATCTTAACCATTTATCTCTTAGTAATAAATAAGGCTCAAGTAAATGGTCAAGTAATAAGTTCACCATGCACATCTTCAATGGTAACCACCTTCACACCCTGCATGAACTACATTACCGGCAGCACAGCAAACGGGCGGTCGTCGCCGTCTATGGATTGCTGTGATGCCTTGAAATCAGTAATGAGTAGCAGCATGGACTGTGCTTGTGTCATGTTAACTGGTGGTGTTCCTTTGCCTCAAATTGTTAATGCAACTCTTGCACTTGGACTTCCTAGGATTTGTAGTAAAGTTGGTATTCCACTTCAGTGCGAAG GTTCTGCAGTTCCTCTTCCGGCTCCAG GTCCCCTGCAGTTTGGAGTACCCCCCGCTCCTAGCTCGGCTTTTACTCCCCAAG CATCTCAAACACTTGCCCCAGCTCCAG GTCCGGTCCAAGTTGTTACAACTCCCCCACCTAGCTCGGAATTAAGTCCTCAAG CTTCCAAATCAACGGTCTTCACACCGGAATCTGAACCGGCAGCCCTAGAACAACCACCGGTTGTACCACCGTCCACAATTGAAGCCGAAGCACCTTCGAGGATTTCGAGGATTCGACCGGTGACAATACCATCATCAGCATCAAATGCATCCAAAATATCCCTAACTACTATTAGTATTTGGGCATTTTACATGTTAGTCAAGCTGTAA
- the LOC130798515 gene encoding uncharacterized protein LOC130798515, with amino-acid sequence MELYWLEKAFMMPVRRLCRRFTARLRFRKRGILILSQEVQACEYEDVQIMWEMLKKTESIPGSTPSPKWLKKKPIRKALAWTRWGTCFSHKF; translated from the exons ATGGAGCTCTATTGGTTGGAGAAAGCTTTTATGATGCCTGTTAGACGCCTCTGCCGCAGATTTACTGCTCGTCTTCGTTTTCGCAAGCGTG GGATATTAATACTTAGCCAAGAAGTACAAGCTTGTGAGTATGAAGATGTTCAAATCATGTGGGAGATGTTAAAGAAAACAGAGTCAATTCCTGGAAGCACTCCTTCCCCTAAATGGCTCAAGAAGAAACCGATTCGAAAAGCCTTGGCTTGGACTCGATGGGGAACATGCTTCAGCCACAAGTTCTAG
- the LOC130798516 gene encoding 40S ribosomal protein S29-like has translation MGHSNIWNAHPKNYGPGSRACRVCGNPHAIIRKYGLMCCRQCFRSNAKEIGFIKYR, from the exons ATGGGGCACTCTAACATATGGAATGCTCACCCTAAGAACTACGGCCCTGGATCTCGCGCTTG CCGTGTCTGCGGAAATCCTCACGCAATCATTCGCAAGTATGGTTTGATGTGCTGCAGGCAATGCTTTCGTAGCAATGCTAAGGAAATTGGTTTCATTAAG TACCGTTGA